A DNA window from Cytophagia bacterium CHB2 contains the following coding sequences:
- a CDS encoding nitrate reductase, with translation MSTKLSRREFIKIGSLGLGGLAAGGGLFKAFFDAEKNEVVAAPALTGFTDGPVTLTPTVCEICFWQCAGWVHSVNGQPWKITGNPADPNCNGRLCPRGTGGLGA, from the coding sequence ATGTCTACCAAACTTTCTCGACGCGAGTTCATCAAAATCGGCAGCCTCGGCCTGGGCGGCCTCGCTGCGGGCGGCGGCCTGTTCAAAGCTTTTTTTGATGCGGAAAAGAACGAAGTCGTTGCTGCGCCAGCGCTGACCGGTTTCACCGACGGCCCGGTGACCCTGACGCCCACGGTTTGCGAGATTTGTTTCTGGCAATGCGCCGGTTGGGTACACAGTGTCAATGGCCAGCCGTGGAAAATCACCGGCAATCCGGCAGATCCGAACTGCAACGGCCGGCTCTGTCCGCGCGGCACCGGCGGTCTCGGCGC